From the Streptomyces sp. KMM 9044 genome, one window contains:
- a CDS encoding acyl-CoA dehydrogenase family protein yields MDHRLSPELEELRRTVEEFAHDVVAPKIGDFYERHEFPYEIVREMGRMGLFGLPFPEEYGGMGGDYFALGVALEELARVDSSVAITLEAGVSLGAMPLHLFGTEEQKRAWLPRLCSGEILGAFGLTEPDGGSDAGATRTTARLDETTDEWVINGTKCFITNSGTDITGLVTVTAVTGRKPDGRPLISAVVVPSGTPGLTVAAPYSKVGWNASDTRELSFQDVRVPAANLLGEQGRGYAQFLRILDEGRIAIAALGTGLAQGCVDESVRYAKERHAFGRPIGAHQAIQFKIADMEMKAHTSRLAWRDAASRLVAGEPFKKEAALAKLYSSTVAVDNARDATQIHGGYGFMNEYPVARMWRDSKILEIGEGTSEVQRMLIARELGLPTG; encoded by the coding sequence ATGGACCACAGGCTCTCCCCCGAACTGGAAGAACTCCGCCGTACGGTCGAGGAGTTCGCGCACGACGTCGTGGCGCCGAAGATCGGTGACTTCTACGAGCGGCACGAGTTCCCGTACGAGATCGTCCGCGAGATGGGCCGCATGGGCCTGTTCGGCCTGCCGTTCCCGGAGGAGTACGGCGGGATGGGCGGCGACTACTTCGCGCTGGGCGTGGCGCTGGAGGAACTGGCCCGGGTGGACTCGTCGGTGGCGATCACCCTGGAGGCCGGTGTCTCGCTGGGCGCGATGCCGCTGCACCTCTTCGGCACCGAGGAGCAGAAGCGCGCGTGGCTGCCCCGTCTGTGCTCCGGCGAGATCCTGGGCGCGTTCGGCCTGACGGAGCCGGACGGCGGCAGTGACGCGGGCGCGACCCGCACCACGGCCCGCCTGGACGAGACGACGGACGAATGGGTGATCAACGGCACGAAGTGCTTCATCACCAACTCGGGCACGGACATCACGGGCCTGGTCACGGTGACGGCGGTCACCGGCCGGAAGCCGGACGGCAGGCCGCTGATCTCGGCGGTCGTCGTCCCGTCGGGCACCCCGGGCCTCACGGTGGCGGCCCCGTACTCGAAGGTCGGCTGGAACGCCTCGGACACGCGGGAGCTGTCCTTCCAGGACGTCCGCGTCCCGGCCGCGAACCTGCTGGGCGAACAGGGCCGGGGCTACGCCCAGTTCCTGCGCATCCTCGACGAGGGACGGATCGCCATCGCGGCACTGGGCACGGGGCTGGCGCAGGGCTGTGTGGACGAGTCGGTGAGGTACGCGAAGGAGCGGCACGCGTTCGGCCGTCCGATCGGCGCCCACCAGGCCATCCAGTTCAAGATCGCGGACATGGAGATGAAGGCCCACACCTCCCGCCTGGCCTGGCGCGACGCGGCGAGCCGCCTGGTGGCCGGTGAACCCTTCAAGAAGGAGGCGGCGCTGGCCAAGCTGTACTCGTCCACGGTCGCGGTGGACAACGCCCGTGACGCCACCCAGATCCACGGCGGCTACGGCTTCATGAACGAGTACCCGGTGGCCCGCATGTGGCGCGACTCCAAGATCCTGGAGATCGGCGAGGGCACGAGCGAGGTACAGCGGATGCTGATCGCCCGGGAGCTGGGGCTGCCGACGGGCTGA
- a CDS encoding hydroxymethylglutaryl-CoA lyase, with protein sequence MNAMEPGLPMTVPAEGLPARVRIHEVGARDGLQNEKATVPTAVKAEFIRRLAGTGLTTIEATSFVHPEWVPRLADAEDLYTAVSGLPVSLPVLVPNERGLERALALGARRVAVFASATEPFAKANLNRTVDEALAMFEPVVTRAKDEGVHVRGYLSMCFGDPWQGAVPLSQVVRVCTALLDMGCDELSLGDTIGVATPGQVTALLTALTDAGVPVGALGVHFHDTYGQALSNTLAALQRGVTTVDASAGGLGGCPYAKSATGNLATEDLVWMLRGLGIHTGVDLGRLVATSVWMAAHLGRPSPSRTVRALSHQEQ encoded by the coding sequence GTGAACGCCATGGAACCGGGCCTGCCCATGACCGTACCGGCAGAGGGCCTGCCCGCGCGGGTGCGGATCCACGAGGTCGGCGCGCGCGACGGACTGCAGAACGAGAAGGCGACCGTGCCGACGGCCGTCAAGGCGGAGTTCATCCGCCGCCTGGCCGGCACGGGCCTGACCACGATCGAGGCGACGAGCTTCGTGCACCCCGAGTGGGTCCCCCGGTTGGCGGACGCCGAGGACCTGTACACGGCGGTGTCCGGCCTGCCGGTGTCGCTGCCGGTCCTGGTGCCCAACGAGCGCGGCCTGGAGCGCGCGCTGGCGCTCGGCGCCCGGCGGGTGGCGGTCTTCGCCAGCGCCACGGAGCCCTTCGCCAAGGCCAACCTCAACCGCACGGTGGACGAGGCGCTGGCGATGTTCGAGCCGGTGGTGACCCGGGCGAAGGACGAGGGCGTCCACGTCCGCGGCTACCTGTCGATGTGCTTCGGCGACCCCTGGCAGGGCGCGGTACCCCTCTCCCAGGTGGTGAGGGTCTGCACGGCCCTGCTCGACATGGGCTGCGACGAGCTGAGCCTGGGCGACACCATCGGGGTGGCGACCCCGGGCCAGGTGACCGCCCTGCTCACCGCGCTCACCGACGCGGGCGTGCCCGTGGGCGCGCTGGGCGTGCACTTCCACGACACCTACGGCCAGGCCCTGTCCAACACGCTGGCCGCGCTCCAGCGGGGCGTCACCACGGTCGACGCCTCCGCCGGCGGACTGGGCGGCTGCCCGTACGCGAAGTCCGCCACCGGCAACCTCGCCACCGAAGACCTCGTGTGGATGCTGCGCGGACTCGGCATCCACACCGGGGTCGACCTCGGCCGTCTCGTCGCCACGAGCGTCTGGATGGCCGCCCACCTGGGCCGACCCAGCCCGTCCCGTACCGTCCGAGCCCTCTCCCACCAGGAGCAGTGA
- a CDS encoding ABC transporter substrate-binding protein yields the protein MSNARTARFSRRGILAAGGALGLGAVLVACGGEETKSGDSDASAVDKGSGPWSFKDDRGTTVKLDKVPANIVAFTGVAAALHDYGVEVKGVFGPTRTKDGKADVQAGDLDISKVTILGNVWDQFNVEKYATLAPDVLLTTTFDDAGTLWFVPETSKDKIAKLAPSVAISVYDRQLTASLERMGELAESLGGDMKAAKVTDAKKRFEEASERLRQAAKANPDIKVMAGSASAELFYVSGTNFSVDLEYYKALGVNFVEPTEKAKEPTGGWFESLSWENVDKHKADLIIMDDRTSAMQPADITEATWKKLPAVEAGQVIGRSAEPILSYDKCVPQIEALAEAIEKAEKVS from the coding sequence ATGTCGAACGCCAGAACCGCCCGCTTCTCCCGTCGAGGCATCCTCGCCGCCGGTGGCGCCCTCGGACTCGGTGCCGTGCTCGTCGCCTGCGGGGGCGAGGAGACGAAAAGCGGTGACTCGGACGCGTCGGCGGTGGACAAGGGGTCCGGCCCCTGGTCCTTCAAGGACGACCGCGGCACGACGGTGAAGCTGGACAAGGTGCCCGCGAACATCGTCGCGTTCACGGGTGTCGCCGCGGCCCTCCACGACTACGGCGTCGAGGTCAAGGGTGTCTTCGGCCCGACGAGGACCAAGGACGGCAAGGCCGACGTCCAGGCCGGCGACCTGGACATCAGCAAGGTGACCATCCTGGGCAACGTCTGGGACCAGTTCAACGTCGAGAAGTACGCGACCCTCGCCCCCGACGTCCTGCTCACCACCACCTTCGACGACGCGGGCACCCTCTGGTTCGTCCCCGAGACGTCCAAGGACAAGATCGCCAAGCTCGCGCCGAGCGTCGCCATCTCCGTCTACGACCGCCAGCTGACCGCGTCGCTGGAGCGCATGGGGGAGCTGGCCGAGTCGCTGGGCGGCGATATGAAGGCCGCGAAGGTCACCGATGCGAAGAAGCGCTTCGAGGAGGCCTCGGAGCGGCTGCGCCAGGCGGCGAAGGCCAACCCCGACATCAAGGTGATGGCCGGTTCGGCGAGTGCGGAACTGTTCTACGTCTCCGGCACGAACTTCTCGGTCGACCTGGAGTACTACAAGGCCCTCGGCGTGAACTTCGTCGAGCCGACGGAGAAGGCCAAGGAGCCCACCGGCGGCTGGTTCGAGAGCCTGAGCTGGGAGAACGTCGACAAGCACAAGGCCGACCTCATCATCATGGACGACCGCACCTCGGCCATGCAGCCCGCCGACATCACCGAGGCGACCTGGAAGAAGCTGCCCGCGGTCGAGGCAGGCCAGGTCATCGGGCGTTCCGCCGAACCGATCCTGTCCTACGACAAGTGCGTGCCGCAGATCGAGGCCCTCGCCGAGGCCATCGAGAAGGCCGAGAAGGTCAGCTGA
- the desA gene encoding lysine decarboxylase DesA, with amino-acid sequence MRSHLLNDTTAEHYRRSVTEGVERVAAKLATTERPFTGVTVGGLAPAIERIDLDRPLHDTTAALDELEDVYLRDAIYFHHPRYLAHLNCPVVIPAVLGEAVLSAVNSSLDTWDQSAGGTLIERKLIDWTAARIGLGAAADGVFTSGGTQSNLQALLLAREEAKTRDLGKLRVFTSEVSHFSVQKSAKLLGLGPDAVVPIPVGHDKRMQTVALARELARCADDGQVPMAVVATAGSTDFGSIDPLPEIAGLCAQHGVWMHVDAAYGCGLLASLKHRERIDGIEHADSVTVDYHKSFFQPVSSSAVLVRDAATLRHATYHAEYLNPRRMVTERIPNQVDKSLQTTRRFDALKLWMTLRVMGADGIGRLFDEVCDLARDGWRLLAADPRFDVVVEPSLSTLVFRYVPAAVTDPASIDRANLYARKALFASGDAVVAGTKVAGRHYLKFTLLNPETTTADITAVLDLIAGHAEQYLGEPLDRVAS; translated from the coding sequence ATGCGCTCGCACCTGCTCAACGACACCACCGCGGAGCACTATCGCCGCTCCGTGACCGAAGGAGTCGAGCGGGTGGCAGCCAAACTCGCCACCACAGAGCGCCCGTTCACCGGAGTCACGGTCGGCGGCCTCGCCCCCGCCATCGAGCGGATCGATCTCGACCGGCCGCTGCACGACACCACCGCGGCACTGGACGAGTTGGAGGACGTCTACCTCCGGGACGCGATCTACTTCCACCACCCCCGCTACCTCGCCCACCTCAACTGCCCGGTCGTCATCCCGGCCGTGCTCGGCGAGGCCGTGCTCTCCGCCGTCAACTCCTCCCTGGACACCTGGGACCAGTCGGCCGGCGGCACCCTCATCGAGCGGAAACTGATCGACTGGACCGCCGCCCGGATCGGCCTCGGCGCCGCCGCCGACGGGGTGTTCACCTCCGGCGGCACCCAGTCCAACCTCCAGGCGCTGCTGCTGGCCCGCGAGGAGGCGAAGACCCGTGACCTCGGGAAACTGCGCGTCTTCACCTCCGAGGTCAGCCACTTCAGCGTGCAGAAGTCCGCGAAACTGCTCGGCCTCGGACCGGACGCCGTGGTGCCGATCCCCGTCGGCCACGACAAGCGGATGCAGACCGTGGCCCTCGCCCGCGAACTGGCGCGCTGCGCCGACGACGGCCAGGTCCCCATGGCCGTCGTCGCCACCGCCGGCAGCACCGACTTCGGCTCCATCGACCCGCTGCCCGAGATCGCCGGACTGTGCGCGCAGCACGGCGTCTGGATGCACGTGGACGCCGCATACGGCTGCGGGCTGCTCGCCTCGCTGAAGCACCGGGAGCGCATCGACGGCATCGAGCACGCGGACTCGGTCACCGTCGACTACCACAAGTCCTTCTTCCAGCCGGTGAGTTCGTCCGCCGTACTGGTCCGTGACGCGGCCACGCTGCGGCACGCCACCTACCACGCGGAGTACCTCAACCCACGCCGTATGGTGACCGAGCGCATCCCCAACCAGGTCGACAAGTCCCTGCAGACCACCCGCCGTTTCGACGCGCTGAAGCTGTGGATGACGCTGCGTGTGATGGGCGCCGACGGCATCGGCCGGCTCTTCGACGAGGTCTGCGACCTGGCCCGGGACGGCTGGCGGCTGCTCGCCGCCGACCCGCGCTTCGACGTGGTCGTCGAGCCGTCGCTGTCCACGCTCGTCTTCCGGTACGTACCGGCCGCCGTCACCGATCCCGCGAGCATCGACCGCGCCAACCTCTACGCCCGCAAGGCCCTGTTCGCCTCCGGTGACGCGGTCGTCGCGGGCACCAAGGTCGCGGGACGCCACTACCTGAAGTTCACCCTGCTGAACCCCGAGACCACGACGGCCGACATCACCGCCGTCCTCGACCTGATCGCCGGCCACGCCGAGCAGTACCTGGGAGAGCCCCTTGACCGCGTCGCATCCTGA
- a CDS encoding acetyl/propionyl/methylcrotonyl-CoA carboxylase subunit alpha — protein MFETVLVANRGEIAVRVIRTLRSMGVRSVAVFSDADADARHVREADTAVRIGPAPAAESYLSVERLLEAAARTGARAVHPGYGFLAENAGFARACEEAGLVFVGPPADAISLMGDKIRAKETVKAAGVPVVPGSSGSGLTDGQLADAAHEIGVPVLLKPSAGGGGKGMRLVRDAAALPDEIAAARREARASFGDDTLLVERWIERPRHIEIQVLADGHGDVVHLGERECSLQRRHQKIIEEAPSVLLDKETRAAMGRAAVQAARSCGYRGAGTVEFIVPGDDPASYCFMEMNTRLQVEHPVTELITGLDLVEWQLRVAAGERLGFTQEDVRLTGHAVEARVCAEDPARGFLPSGGTVLRLREPQGGGSPLREGSGGGVRTDSGLSEGTEVGSLYDPMLSKVIAYGPDRASALRRLRAALAETVTLGVQTNAGFLRRLLAHPAVVGGDLDTGLVEREAEGLVPADVPEEVYEAAAAVRLDALRPRAEGWTDPFSVPSGWRLGGTPKPVAFHLRVTGLEPVTHRARGTHTVTDDLVSVTLDGVRHTFHRAADWLGRDGDAWQVRDHDPVAASLTRAGRAGAGSLTAPMPGTVTVVKVAVGDEVGAGQSLLVVEAMKMEHVVSAPHAGTVTELDVAPGTTVAMDQVLAVVTPAATGEERA, from the coding sequence GCACCCTGCGGTCGATGGGCGTGCGCTCGGTGGCCGTCTTCTCCGACGCGGACGCCGACGCCCGGCACGTCCGCGAGGCGGACACGGCGGTACGGATCGGGCCGGCGCCCGCCGCGGAGAGCTACCTGTCGGTGGAGCGGCTGCTGGAGGCCGCCGCCCGCACCGGTGCCCGGGCGGTGCACCCCGGCTACGGCTTCCTCGCCGAGAACGCGGGGTTCGCGCGGGCGTGCGAGGAGGCGGGGCTGGTGTTCGTCGGGCCCCCGGCGGACGCGATCTCCCTGATGGGCGACAAGATCCGCGCGAAGGAGACGGTGAAGGCGGCCGGTGTCCCGGTCGTCCCCGGCTCCAGCGGCAGCGGCCTGACGGACGGGCAGCTCGCCGACGCCGCCCACGAGATCGGCGTACCGGTGCTGCTGAAGCCGTCGGCGGGCGGCGGCGGCAAGGGCATGCGCCTGGTGCGGGACGCGGCGGCGCTGCCCGACGAGATCGCCGCCGCCCGTCGCGAGGCCCGCGCCTCCTTCGGCGACGACACACTCCTGGTCGAGCGGTGGATCGAGCGCCCCCGGCACATCGAGATCCAGGTGCTGGCCGACGGCCACGGCGACGTCGTACACCTCGGTGAGCGCGAGTGCTCGCTCCAGCGCCGGCACCAGAAGATCATCGAGGAGGCGCCCAGTGTGCTCCTCGACAAGGAGACCCGGGCCGCGATGGGCCGGGCGGCGGTCCAGGCGGCCCGCTCCTGCGGTTACCGGGGCGCGGGCACGGTGGAGTTCATCGTGCCGGGCGACGACCCCGCCTCGTACTGCTTCATGGAGATGAACACCCGCCTCCAGGTGGAGCACCCGGTCACCGAACTGATCACGGGACTCGACCTGGTGGAGTGGCAGCTGCGGGTGGCGGCGGGTGAGCGGCTCGGCTTCACGCAGGAGGACGTCAGGCTCACCGGCCACGCCGTCGAGGCCCGCGTCTGCGCCGAGGACCCGGCGCGCGGTTTCCTCCCCTCGGGCGGCACGGTGCTCAGGCTGCGCGAGCCGCAGGGCGGGGGGTCCCCCCTGCGCGAAGGGTCTGGGGGAGGCGTCCGCACCGACTCCGGGCTGAGCGAGGGCACGGAGGTCGGCAGCCTGTACGACCCCATGCTGTCCAAGGTGATCGCGTACGGCCCCGACCGCGCGAGTGCGCTGCGCAGGCTCCGGGCGGCGCTCGCGGAGACGGTGACGCTGGGCGTGCAGACCAACGCCGGGTTCCTGCGGCGGCTGCTCGCACACCCGGCGGTGGTCGGCGGCGACCTGGACACGGGGCTGGTGGAGCGGGAGGCGGAGGGCCTGGTCCCGGCCGACGTACCGGAGGAGGTGTACGAGGCAGCCGCGGCCGTACGTCTGGACGCGCTGCGGCCGCGTGCCGAGGGCTGGACGGACCCGTTCTCGGTGCCGAGCGGCTGGCGTCTGGGGGGGACGCCGAAGCCGGTCGCGTTCCACCTGCGCGTGACGGGACTCGAACCCGTGACCCACAGGGCCCGGGGCACCCACACCGTCACCGACGACCTGGTGTCGGTGACGCTGGACGGTGTCCGGCACACCTTCCACCGCGCCGCCGACTGGCTCGGCCGGGACGGCGACGCCTGGCAGGTGCGCGACCACGACCCGGTCGCCGCGTCCCTCACCCGCGCCGGCCGGGCGGGCGCCGGCTCGCTGACCGCGCCGATGCCCGGCACGGTGACGGTGGTGAAGGTCGCCGTCGGCGACGAGGTGGGCGCGGGCCAGAGCCTGCTGGTGGTGGAGGCGATGAAGATGGAGCACGTCGTCTCCGCCCCGCACGCCGGCACGGTCACCGAACTGGACGTGGCCCCGGGTACGACGGTCGCCATGGACCAGGTGCTGGCGGTCGTCACCCCCGCGGCCACGGGAGAAGAGAGGGCGTGA